GGTTTCTGTTTGGATTAAAGGCACACGAGCGCTTTACTGCTTTGAGAGCTTTTCCAAGGACACCATCGAGTTCAGTAGCTTTTGATTCAGTCGTTGAAGTGTGATACTAGTTAGTCAGCAGTGACCAGTCTGGAACGATCATGTTTGATTAGTTTTTAACTTCTCTCTGGAGTTCAGAGGAACACAAAGGTAACTGGAAATCAGGGGCAGAGCACTGCATGCAAGAACACTTAATCTCCTGAAACCTAAAACCTCCATTAAGTAAAAAGGATGCTAATTGAATATAATTTTATAGCTTGAGCATATAAACATTAAACAATACTTAATACTGCCGTTGCATTTTTCACTGAAGGATTAATAAATGCCTGAAACACAATTCCTGAAAGCACATTTGCTATCTGGGCAGCTGCTattacaaatagaaaaataatgcagagGGGTGATTTGCTTAGCGATGCCGAGCAGGATCTTGGCAGAAGGGGAGGGCAGACTCTGGAGTCCCCGTCGCCTCCGGCCCCTGCCTTCCCAGAGCTGGGATGAAACCCCAAACGCTCTCCATCGTTAGGCCAGGTACAGCCAGTGTGCGTCTTGTCAGATGCATGCAAAAGTTCATGGCAAAAGCCTGGAAGGTGGTACGAGACCTGGAAGCACTGAAGCTGCACAGGAAGAGGGAAACTTGGGAAGAGTTTGTCAGGGTTAAGAAATGCTGTCCCATGTTGTAACTTCTTGGCAACTctctctgctgatttcagtaaTAGAACAATGGTTCCTCCACCTAAtcttttcatttcccattttaattaaaacatgacCAGCAAACCACCTCCTCATTCCAGCACGCGCAGCTGATTTAAAACTGTCTTTGCTAATTgtcatgctttcttttaaagcacTTCAGGAATTCCTAATGAAATTCCAATTCATGTCCTGAAAACCCTACACCTgctctgaaagcaaataaaactttGAACCGAAAACCAGTTTACGTTTAAATTCAAGTTACCCTGGGAGCTGGCTCCGGAGGGCAGTGCCCATCAGACTCAGCCTATGCAGGCTGCTGCCTCCTTTGCGGCCCTGCGACAGCACGTGCCCGGTGCAGGCAGGTCTGGGACACCGGCCGTGCGCTGCCTCGGAGGTGGCCGGTCCTCCCCGGCTCAGCAGCGCGGGACCTGCTGCCTACTGCCTGCAACCGGCCAAACGCCAGCGGGCAGCTGATCCGTGCCCAGCAATTGCCCCAAATCCCAGGGAAGGTGGGACTAGCTCTCCTTCAGGAGCAACGCGCCGGCTGTAGTTTAAAGCTAAAGCAAAGGCTCTCAGTATTTGACCTTAAGtcagacttttccttttttccccacctgctcCTTTCCACATCCACGTTTCACATGCCCAGATGCACACAGGGCCGGCACAGGAGCCGGACGGTCTGTGGCTGCCCCCCTCCCACGGGGCAGCCCTCCCCAAGCACGCACCGGTATGGGCAGCAAAGCTGGCAGGGTCAGCGGGCTGGGAAGCCTGCCTGCTTTCCACCGGGCGGTTTGATAAAATTATCCTTGCAGGGGAACATCTTTATTTTTGTCATGTCCCCATTTTCTAAAGGAGAAAATATTCCATTAGAAAAGCGTCTGGCTGCCGTCTGGAGGATTTTGGCTTTTCCAGGCTGTGGTGATGGAGCAGGGAGGGGTCTCCGTGCTCCCGCTGCTGCCAGCCAGCGAGCCCCTGGGCACAGCCACCCTGCCTCCACCTGCAACCATCAACAGCAGAAAGTTTAAACTCATGGGGGATTTAGGAGCCCCCTTTAAACCACATATCCTCCTTGACACCGCATGTGGTGACTGAAATGGAGGTCACACTAGTTTCTGCTCCTGGTTGCCAGCTTGTCCCTCCCCCCACCTGCTGGAATTGAAACAAGGGACTCGCTGTGCACGGGGTTTGGCCCTGCCAGGGTAAAATACAAGTGTTTTGCCCCATCTTTGCTCCCCTCCTCGGGCAGCACATCGGGCTGGAGCAGGTGAGCACAGCCCCCTGTCCCAGACCGCACTGCGGAGCTCGCGCTTGTCATGGACAAAGTCCATCAGCGCCCGACCCTTGTCCGCGCACGGACGTGTGGAAGGTGAGACAACACATCTTTCTACCTCAGCAGTGCTCCTGCCGAGACCCACTGGGATGATGCTCTGCCACATTTTGGGAAACGTCACCAAGAGGCAGAGGTCAGCTCAGCGTTTTGTCTCAAGTTCCCCTCCACAACTCTGCAAAACCCAGAACCCAGAGCCACGGCCGGggctggtgggaagggacctccagcCGCCATTGAGGGCAGGGTGCCGCTCGGCACAGGGCTGGCCTCCCAGCTAGGTCAGGATGGGCCCCCAGACTCACAATTCTTGCACCAAAGCCTTGTGTTAATTATGTTTGAATGTCTTCCTCCAAggtaaataatattaaataaaaaaaaaaaaaaaaccatttggATTCAGAATTGGGGTTCAGACAAGAGAACTTGGCCAGGCCTACAGCAGGTCGACTGGAAGAGCACCTGGGTGCAAACCGGGGGCAATATTAGGTGCTAAGCACCAAAGTCGCTGTGGCTGTCACTCCTTGAGACGCCACAGGCCCTTAATATGGCTTGCTGGGCtttggggtttccttttctttttatatcccTATTTTACTCGAGCGTTTTGGGGGGGACAAAGCCTACAGCACACTGGTGCCCGAGCAGACCAACTGTCCGGCAGATTTCTTGGAGCTTCATACGGGGATGCTCCGGCAGCAGGGGCGGGTCCTTACACCACGGTCGTTTCCCTGCCAGCACCTCCCAGCCTCTCTCGCAGCAGCTCTCCCCCCCGAGCTGCCAGCACGCACCCGCGGCGTGCCCAGCGCCTGCCATGCCCCTGCCCGGGACGGGCAGCTGCCCGTGGCCCCACTGCCAGCACGGAGCTGAGCACCGGCCAAGGGACGCAGCCGAAACCGGAGCCGAGCCACCTGCGAGCCCCGCGGCTCAGCGGCCCGGGGAGCTGACCCCTCTCCAGCccttctgcagagctggaaaCGCTCACCGCTCCTCTCCTCAAGCACGTCCACCCACAGCAAGGGCAGAGCTCTCGCTCCCGGCATTCCCATTCCCGAGAGCATAACCAAGGTTATCGCTGTGCAAAACCAGCCACGCCAGCAGGGGAGTTAAATTTGGGCTCctgcgggcagagctgccccagaGCAGCAGCGATTGCAGCGGCTGCACCACGGCTTCGCCTGTGCCCTCCAAAGCAATTTCAGAGCAGCTTTACCCGCGCTGGTGGCTCCGGCGCTGCGCACCAGGCACCGGCCGAGCTCAGCACGTGCAAAGCCGGTGAGCGGAGCCGGGCTGCGGAGCATCATCTCCCTGAGCCGCTCCGAGCGGTCACACGTCCCGGCGGCAATATTTAGGTTAAGCCTCGGGTGCTTACACTGCTTTGCAAATTCAGGCAGAGCTCTTCTTCCAGATGACGTTAAACTCATGCAGTTTTCCCAGATATAAAGCCTGGTTTAATCAAAGTTGCAATTAAACCTGACAACCTCCTTGTGCAGACTCTCCTAAATAAGATTAAGAACAGCTAAAATTAGTCTAATTTAGTGTTAATCATTAATCCTTTTATCCACTCTTAATCCAATTTAAATGTCCATACAACAAGCTTGCACAGACGTTGTTactcaaatttaaaacaaaattgaattaaatattatttaattaaatcaaCACAATCTGAGTGCTGCTATAAGAGGCATTTGCCACAGATGATTATCAGCTGCTTGGTTAACCCTCAAAATTATCCTGGGCTCTGTGCTCTCCCTACCACTCCAGCTTTTAGTACTTTGGGATTGCATAGACATCTCCACCTATATTTAACAAATAAGAAGTACCCTTCCTAGCCCTCAGGTTGGAAAAGAGACATTCAAATATAAGGTTTAGGAGgcaaagaaaatcctgcctcaaaaaaaaacgtttttttttttttttaggcaaaatGTCACAATTCCAACACTTCACACTGACCTTTGTTTCTGGGATTGCGTATTGCACAGACAAGCTGCTTTCTGGTGTTTGTTCAGGGCCTGAACAGCTCACGCTGCTCGTCGCTCTGCGGGGCTGGAAGGAGCGAGCATGTCTTGCACCGCGAGGAGCCAGCAGCCTCGCCgtgcagccagccctggctggagGTATGGTGACCTTGAACTTTCCCTGTCTAATTGCTGTCTCCTCCAGCTATCTTTTCTACAATggtcatttttcaaagcattacagaaaagaaaaaagcttaaataCAGGAATCAGCTGTAACCTTTGCTGCCAAGTTGGCAGAGAAGATaaggaccttttttttaaagaaaaaaacccagacactgAGGAGGGATAGACAAGCCTTTAGCAACTTTTACAGCCAGTCTTGCAATACCGTTTCCTAAGCACATTCAgaacttgcaaaaaaaccccaagttttcaCTGGCAGAGTTTCCTTGGAGCGCTGTGCTTGCTGTGAACGCCCTCCCGCCCGGCGCGGGTGCtgcggggggcaggaggggcagcggCGGGGAAAGCCTCCAGCCGACGTGCGGGATGTGAGCAGCGAGGGGTGACTCACTGCTCCCCACGTGCCCAAGGCAGAGctcagcaaggaaggaaaaaaaaccacaacccccaaaaaaccccaacaaattcaAGCACCACGTCCCTTCGCAAGGCGGGCcggccgctgccccgctcccgcgGCCAGGGAGCTGAGCGGCGTGCGGGGCATTAATGGCTGCAGCCCGGGGGGGCGCAGAAGAAGCGGGGAGGAAGACAGCACGGTCCTCGCCCAGAGAATTGCAAACGAGTTTGGAATTGCGACCCCAACACAAGCCAGACTTTAGACTGGTTTTAAttatagaatcagagaatggtttgggttggaagggaccttaaagatcatctagtccaacccttaTGAGCCAGTTCACTGATTTTTAGGGCAGAATTTGGGTAGTATCACCTCGTAGGGCAGTTTTTCAAAAGGGAATGTGTTTAAATCctccaacaaaagaaaaaagggaccCGGCTAACTAACACGTGCTCCAGCAGTTCCCACATTTCTCAGAGCTCTCTTCTGCCCCTTTCCCACGCTCAGAGACGAAACTGGTGCTCGGCCTCGGCTGTGCCGCGGACGCACCGGCTGCAGCACTAGTGACgctgcaggggcaggaaggggaaacaCGGTACCAGTTATTCACATCACAAGTTATTCACATCACAGAGAGGTTTTTCCCGGGCGGGCTGAGAGAAAACCCAGCTCAGGGGCATCAAACCCCCATTCCATGTGCCACAGCCCCTCTTTTCCATGTGCTGGGGGCAGGGAGTAAGAGAACCCCCCTTTTTCCCTCTCTGGTTTGAGGACAAGCCCCCTTCGGCCCCAGCTTGCTTTGGGGGCTGCCTGCCCACCCTTCGGACTGCGCCTCACCAAGGTTTACAaacacccctgggtgcccctccAGGAGGTTCAGCCTGGGGAGCCACCAGGCAGCAACCTCCTTTACAGCACCTTTTGAAGGCTCCCTCTGAGCTTTACCTCTTTCCACATATACCAACAGCACCCTAAAAGCGCTGCTATCGCATCAACTCACGCTGTATTGTAATTTCTGTACACTGCCCTGGCAGAGCAATTCCCATCATCTCAGCCATAAGGATCAGATGAGAAATCTGTCCAGATACCATCACCTGCTCTGCAAAATTGGAAGTTGTAAATCCCAACAATTTCTTGTGGCTTTAGCAACTTCTTTAAGGTCAGCAGCCGCTGAAATGTATATGGTTCTTCCAGCCAGAGCAGTATATGTGCACCGACGGAGCCACCAGCGGAAGCAGATGACGTAATCTGCTGTGTGTTCTTGATGCAATGCTCTTCGGCAGCAAGCTAGGGAAGAAGTGCGACAGTGCTGCCTTCTGGTTTTCCCCCAAAAGGAAATACACTGTCCTTTAGGTGAATCACAAGGAGTGACACTTACAATGGGGTATTACAGAGTTTCAGCATCCAGTGCAGGAAAAGTGAAAAACACGGTCTTAATGGGTTGCCCATAACTTTCACTAACTTAGGAATTTCCAGTTATTCTCTTATTTCCAAGAGATCAAGGTGCTGTCACACGCTGCATCTATCTGCTTTTAGTGGCTCCCCTTGCCATGAACCACCTAtagaaacctttaaaaaacatCTTCACACCTTGACCTGGGTAACACCTTTGTTATGCTCCACTGAGGCATTTTTTTTATCCACTTCACTACAAGGAAGGGCAGCAAAGCAAAAACATCTATTTTGCTGAATTGGACTTTGCACAAATCCAAGTATTTTTTACGAGCTATGGACACAGACCCTCTCCCTCATGCCCAAGTACTAGCTCAGTAAAGCTCCTACTAATACATTAAACATTTCTTACAGAAGCAGCCACGGAGCTGCACTGCAAGGCGTACATAAGTTCTCTGGCTGTGAAATCAGACTTCAggatatttgggggggggggggggggggggggaggaatacTAACaggttttgtaaaagaaaaaaaaaagggggtggttttttttagcttGGCCGGATTAAGGGCAGGAGCTGCCaaggcggcgggggggccgcgcgTGCTGGCGGCGTGCTCGGGGCACCacgcccggcccgccccccggccccgcccgccccgccggcgatataaggcggcagcggcgggcagcggcTGCTGAGCCCCgcggagccgagcccagcccagcccgcagCGCTCAGCCCAGCCCGCAGCGCTCAGCCCAGCCCGCAGCGCTCAGCCCAGCCCGCAGCGCTCAGCCCAGCCCGCAGCGCTcaccgccccctcccctgccctgcagcagccgccGCCTCTGGGTAAGGGGATGCGatgggggatgcggggggggggcaaggggatgCTGTGCAAAATGCGGGGACGTGCCGGGGGGGCCCGGCTGGATCCCCCCTGCTTGCCGCGGCCCGGCTCCGGCTGCCAAGGGTCTGCTCTGCCGGGGGGCGATGGGTGGATGGGTTTTCCTGAAGCGAGCCTCTAGCAAAAATCAAAAATCCCCACTTAAAGCAGGGCTGGGGTGTCTGCGGAGAGCTTGGGCTGCCGGGAGGGCTCTGACCACCACAGGAAAAAGCAGCTGGATTTAACTAatgtccctctccctctcttttctctcataGAACTGACATCTTCCaaatctgctgctgcaaaaaaaaaaaaaaatggaaaccatGCATGAGCTGATCCCCTTTGCCAGAGAAATGCTCAGCCAGAAGCCCAATAGGAAAATGGTCAAGCTGTACATGCTGGGCAGCGTGCTGGCTTTCTTTGGTGTGGTTATCGGTCTGGTGGAGACAGTGTGCAGTCCTTTCACCTCTGaagggaggctggaggaggaggagaagaaacctgCCCCGACACGAGAGCAAATGCTTCCTCAGAAACGGGAGGATTTGATCTTGGAAAAGAGCAAGAAGCCGGTGGCGATGCAGAGGGCCCTGGTGACCAGACAGCACGCCTCCTAAGAGCCCCGCGGCTGGAGAGGTGCCTGCTGAGCAACCAAGCACAAGAGACTCTGCTGTCCTGTACCTGGTGGTGGTTccagcaagaagagagaagggttGGCTGAAGGAGACCGCAAGTGCAAGACTTGAAAGAAGTGAACGGTTATAtttgctgctgtgcagcagtgggaaaaaataccttttgttgGTATAAAAATGTGCAAGTTGCACAGCatggtttcttatttttattacagatgcattttacaacattttgcaaaatcaataaatattttatatggtaCCAGTGCTCTCTAGCTGCATTCATTTCAAACCTTTCTCTTACAGATTTGCAAATAGTTTTCACTTGTGCCTCTGGCTTCTCTCAGGGGATAAGCAGGGGGACCAGGGAACAGTTGAGGGTGGTGGCTGCACCCTCCAACAAAGCCTCCCTTGGTGAGGCTGCTCTGGGAGCAAGCAGGGTGATGTTTCCGTACCTACAGCAGCTGCTCCCTTCCAAAACGGGCCAactggggtgggggcaggagaCGGCATTTGTCTCACACCGGTGATAGACACATGCCCTGAGTTGGAAGTAGGGTTGTACTTCATGGGGTTATCTGGGTTTAACGGCACAGATTTGTGTCTCTGCCGTGGCCATGCATGCCcagaactgttttaaaaaaaaaaaccctgtccacCCCCCAGCAATCCTCTAACAGGCTACGGCTGCTGCGCAgctaaaaaagcttaaaaaaatttttttctaccTTTCCTGGGATCCTTCACAAACCCACCACAGACACCTAATTGTGCAGAATGATATTAGCTTCCAGTATTACAGGAGTGTCCCAGATGGAAAGACTGAAGCATGGAGGGTGTGGAAACGGGGATCCAAGCTTCAGGGCTGTACCCAGCGCGCTGCTGGACTCGTTAGAGGACTTTCACCTATTTAAAAATCTCTCCTGAGCTTAGTAAGAATCTGTTGCATTCAGGACTATGTCATGTTAGTCAAATAAACCCTCCAGGCAGCCACAGCTAAAAGACTGTGACCATGCtacagaagggaaggaagggaaacagTCCCTGCCAGTCACGGCTGGGGCAGGAAATCCCTCTGTATCCGCTCAATGGCAGAGACATGGCCAgcgggcagaggcaggagcaggcgaCACACCTTGCACAGAAACTGGGAGATGTAGCAGCGATATGCCACtaactaaaagcaaaacaattgaTACAAACAGCGGGAGATTATGGAAAATGACAAAGCGCTGCCTGACACCAGTGCCAAATGCATAGCTCCTCCGAGAGCTGCACAAGTTAAGATCAGCATCCGAAAATATAAGAACAGCTAAAGTTCACCCTTACATTTTCATAATACGGAACCGTGCAATTCATTTTGTTGACACttatttctatcaaaaaaaacagcagcacattGTGGAGGAGGAATCCTATCAAGTCTGCACAAAAACTCTGTTCAAGCTTTGAATCAAGTATAAAGTACCTTTTCCTCATGGGGAAAAGAGCGGAgtccaattaaattaaaaacagccTTTGGGAAATACTTAATTTAGTCCATAACCAAGCCTTTCGGTCTCTGGCAAGGTTGAACAATCCAACACCTCATTGACACCAACGGAAATTTCATGGgcaaacatgaaaagagaatTCAGGCCTGAAAAAAACATCAGCTGCTGAGCGTCCATCATCCCCCCTCCAGTTCCAGCTTTAAGCAGGTTATACGTTTGCAGCACAGCCTCAGGGGCAGGGAAGGCTGACCTGGAATTCCCCGTGGCACGCTTGGTGCATGGATAAACCAGGGACCTGAATGTCCGTGGCTGTGTCAGGCATGAAAACATTGCCAGGTCTGAGCTCTCGGCACATTACTGTAATTCAGAAGCATCGCTGCTGCGGCAGGGCTAACAGTTGATAAATAGATTAAACTCAGACGAGAATCACGTCTTTGGCCAAGGCAGCTGCAAATTCTGTCAATCACAGATCGATTCCCAAGATTAGCCCTTCTCTACAAGTTGTAGGTATCTCACCCTGCCCTACGGAAAagggaaaattttgaaaatgaggaGATAGAGCTGGTCTCAAGCAGCCCAGCTTGCAAGCCCAGGGCTGACTAGGGGGCTCCAGGCGAGCCCATCCAGGATGACCTCCACCACTTCTGGTTTGGACCTCAGGTTGTCTTCACGTGTGTACGTGGCCTCCTCACATCATGCCGGCTCCCTGCTGCCCACACCTCCTCTCCACAGTTACCCAGTCACAGGGTTTATGAGCTTAAAGCAAAGAGGTTTGTGAAACAATCAAAATAGTTCCTCCTAAGGCAGCTAACGGGATTAGACAGCTAAACCACGCACTGCGCCGGCAGTTCCGGAGCCAACTCGGTAATATCATGTCCTGCAGAAGACAATCTCCTGCCGCCTGACGCACTGCAAGCTCAGAGGTCGTTACCTCCCGAAAGGTCAGCCTGAGAGGTCAAGCCTTACGCGTTACCATTTCCACAGCAGATTGCATTGATATTGGACAGGACCCGCTCTCTGCAGAGTGGTGAATTAGACACATAATGGCTGATTTTACCACACAGACGATATGAAGTCTTATTTCAACCACACAATGATAAATTCACTGTGCGTGGAGGCTTAGTAATCCAT
This genomic interval from Calonectris borealis chromosome 26, bCalBor7.hap1.2, whole genome shotgun sequence contains the following:
- the G0S2 gene encoding G0/G1 switch protein 2 — encoded protein: METMHELIPFAREMLSQKPNRKMVKLYMLGSVLAFFGVVIGLVETVCSPFTSEGRLEEEEKKPAPTREQMLPQKREDLILEKSKKPVAMQRALVTRQHAS